A genomic region of Aeropyrum pernix K1 contains the following coding sequences:
- a CDS encoding winged helix-turn-helix transcriptional regulator, producing the protein MDSGDCPITAASRLLSRKWSLVIVYHLLDGDKGFAELEKSIGAISSKTLSETLEDLRRLGIVERIIDPGPPVRVRYRLTEMGEDLRSVIMELARWSCKWVVRNSQCGDILSKINGQDRPRQNVEEAQPQQTWLAD; encoded by the coding sequence ATGGACTCTGGAGATTGTCCGATCACAGCGGCCAGCCGGCTGTTGTCTAGAAAGTGGAGCCTTGTGATAGTATACCATCTTCTCGATGGTGATAAGGGGTTCGCTGAGCTGGAGAAAAGTATAGGAGCCATATCGTCCAAAACGCTCTCAGAAACCCTTGAGGACCTCAGGAGACTCGGAATAGTTGAGAGGATTATAGACCCGGGCCCGCCCGTCAGGGTTAGGTATAGGCTTACCGAGATGGGAGAGGACCTGAGGAGCGTAATAATGGAGCTTGCTAGATGGTCCTGCAAATGGGTGGTTAGGAATAGCCAATGCGGTGACATTCTTTCAAAAATAAACGGTCAAGACAGGCCCCGGCAAAACGTGGAGGAGGCTCAGCCGCAACAGACATGGCTGGCGGACTAG
- a CDS encoding VOC family protein, whose product MRHGFVIRKAVLIVRRLDEAERFYTAILNRPPEPVQGGLLYRLEGGSELLLRQNPRARRPLPGAAGLYHIAFTVDKPGALPAVVEKLRSLGSPLLGASDHCFTLAVYTLDPEGNGVEVYWDKDEPCERLVTKPLDPRALTMGGSHLGYRTSIGHIHLKVAGLEEAEVFYTKILGMSVTERGYPGALFFAYGDYHHHVAANIWETRWGARGSRPQGPVVGLESYTLRPPNGEADPGIYEDPAGVQVIIV is encoded by the coding sequence TTGCGCCATGGCTTTGTCATACGAAAGGCTGTCCTGATTGTGAGGAGGCTTGATGAGGCCGAGAGATTCTATACGGCCATCCTCAACAGGCCTCCGGAGCCTGTGCAGGGAGGGCTCCTTTACAGGCTTGAAGGCGGGTCAGAGCTGCTGCTCCGCCAAAACCCTCGGGCGAGGCGTCCTCTACCGGGTGCTGCGGGGCTCTACCATATAGCTTTCACCGTCGATAAGCCTGGGGCGTTGCCAGCTGTGGTTGAAAAGCTCAGATCGCTGGGTTCACCTCTGCTGGGGGCTTCTGACCATTGTTTCACGCTAGCAGTCTATACACTGGACCCGGAGGGGAACGGTGTTGAGGTTTACTGGGATAAGGATGAGCCTTGCGAGAGGCTAGTGACAAAACCTCTGGATCCGAGGGCGCTGACTATGGGAGGCTCACATTTGGGCTACAGGACCTCTATAGGCCATATACACCTTAAAGTTGCCGGGCTAGAGGAGGCTGAGGTTTTCTACACTAAGATCCTCGGTATGAGCGTCACCGAGAGGGGCTATCCCGGCGCCCTGTTCTTTGCCTATGGGGACTACCATCATCATGTCGCCGCCAACATATGGGAGACTAGATGGGGGGCTAGGGGTTCTAGGCCACAAGGGCCTGTGGTGGGCCTTGAGAGCTATACTCTGAGGCCTCCCAATGGTGAGGCGGATCCCGGCATATACGAGGACCCTGCGGGCGTGCAGGTCATTATAGTCTAG
- a CDS encoding daunorubicin resistance protein DrrA family ABC transporter ATP-binding protein yields the protein MGYAVEAEALVKEYRMGLLPWRARTIRALDGVDLKVGRGTLFSLLGPNGAGKTTLVKILSTLLLPDSGWARVAGFDVVREANNVRSRIGVVLGGERALYWRLSGWDNLWFFSQLYGIPPREAKRRVKELLEIVGLEEWAHVRVENYSKGMKQRLHIARGLINDPEVLLLDEPTIGLDPKAAREVRSIIRRIVREGRTVLLTTHYMVEAEELSDRVAIISKGRIVAEGPPEDLKSLVGGESVIELKVMGGDRVSMLLERLGGRVISVVERDGARVFRVLVSEPDSFIEALLAELTRINASIRGLDVRSPSLEDVFIKLAGGEGG from the coding sequence GTGGGTTACGCGGTAGAAGCGGAGGCTCTAGTGAAGGAGTACAGGATGGGCTTGCTCCCATGGAGGGCTAGGACTATCAGAGCCTTAGACGGTGTCGATCTTAAAGTCGGTAGGGGGACCCTCTTCTCGCTGCTGGGCCCTAACGGTGCTGGCAAGACGACTCTCGTTAAGATACTCTCCACACTCCTCCTTCCCGACTCGGGCTGGGCCAGGGTCGCCGGGTTCGACGTCGTTAGGGAGGCTAACAATGTGAGGAGCAGGATAGGGGTTGTGCTGGGAGGGGAGAGGGCTCTCTACTGGAGGCTCTCGGGCTGGGATAACCTATGGTTCTTCAGCCAGCTCTACGGCATACCCCCGAGGGAGGCTAAGAGGAGAGTTAAGGAGCTTCTCGAGATTGTTGGCCTCGAGGAGTGGGCTCACGTGAGGGTTGAAAACTACTCCAAGGGGATGAAACAGAGGCTCCATATAGCGCGGGGGCTTATAAACGATCCGGAGGTGCTTCTACTAGACGAGCCCACTATAGGCCTAGACCCCAAGGCCGCCAGGGAGGTTAGAAGCATTATACGGAGGATAGTTCGGGAAGGGAGGACTGTCCTGCTGACGACGCACTACATGGTAGAGGCGGAGGAGCTGTCAGACAGGGTGGCTATAATAAGCAAGGGTAGGATAGTGGCTGAGGGCCCGCCTGAGGACCTCAAGTCGCTAGTCGGCGGCGAGAGCGTTATTGAACTGAAAGTGATGGGGGGAGACAGGGTTAGTATGTTGCTGGAAAGACTCGGAGGTAGGGTAATTAGCGTAGTAGAGCGTGACGGGGCCAGAGTTTTTAGGGTGCTTGTCTCCGAGCCCGACTCGTTCATAGAAGCTCTGTTGGCAGAGCTCACGCGCATAAACGCCAGTATCCGGGGGCTAGATGTGAGGAGCCCGAGCCTCGAGGACGTGTTTATAAAGCTAGCTGGGGGAGAAGGCGGGTGA
- a CDS encoding branched-chain amino acid ABC transporter permease: MEAEAVTSAIVDGLLIGGAYALVAMGLAMIWGVMEIINFAHGDFMMLGALAAYYAFTLMGLDPLAGGVLAFVMVFALGVGVQRGVINRILDAPLLTQIAATFAVLLIIRYGVQAVLGPYTRRLVTWYQDYYVGLGFTTVPLSKLLIFLVSLVILALLYILLNRTDMGIAIRATSQNRMVAQLMGINVSRVYDVTFGIGVGVAAVGGALVALFYPIFPEMGGFFALIAFIAVVLGGFGNVYGAYVGGLIIGVTESVSALFIEPALKDVVAFLLFILIIMIKPTGLFGRGE, translated from the coding sequence TTGGAAGCTGAGGCTGTAACGTCAGCTATAGTCGATGGGTTACTCATCGGAGGAGCCTATGCCCTCGTAGCGATGGGTCTTGCCATGATCTGGGGCGTTATGGAGATCATTAACTTCGCGCATGGCGATTTTATGATGCTTGGAGCTCTGGCAGCCTACTATGCGTTCACGCTAATGGGGTTAGACCCCTTGGCTGGTGGTGTATTAGCGTTTGTAATGGTGTTCGCACTGGGTGTGGGGGTGCAGCGCGGCGTTATAAATAGGATATTAGATGCTCCGTTATTGACGCAGATAGCCGCTACATTCGCTGTCCTCCTTATAATACGGTATGGGGTGCAGGCTGTCCTGGGCCCCTACACTAGGAGGCTTGTCACGTGGTATCAGGACTATTACGTGGGGCTGGGATTCACTACTGTACCCCTCTCTAAGCTTCTTATATTCCTGGTATCACTCGTCATATTGGCCCTACTATATATATTGCTGAACAGGACTGACATGGGGATAGCCATTAGGGCTACATCACAGAATAGGATGGTGGCGCAGCTGATGGGAATAAATGTATCTAGGGTTTACGACGTAACCTTCGGGATTGGTGTCGGTGTAGCTGCAGTAGGGGGCGCCCTGGTAGCGTTGTTCTACCCAATATTCCCTGAGATGGGGGGATTCTTCGCGTTAATAGCATTTATAGCGGTCGTCCTCGGAGGCTTTGGCAACGTGTATGGAGCCTATGTGGGAGGTTTGATTATAGGCGTTACGGAGAGTGTTAGCGCGTTATTTATAGAGCCCGCATTGAAGGATGTAGTAGCCTTCCTACTATTCATACTCATCATAATGATTAAGCCGACAGGATTATTTGGTAGGGGTGAATGA
- a CDS encoding ABC transporter permease, with amino-acid sequence MSIIYHVRVAKAVALRDFKIRITYIPWIINSLIQPIIWTYILIYTYRAVLGETAQTLQKHGWPADYVGFLILGQVLLSLFNALNWRAGMAIQRERWFGTLEIVFLTPASRLVMLTGSSIYGLLDAGWVSFSAALIVFLATGTGFNIADPLAALLSVSMAVVGAVSMGIGLAGLYVLTRSAGPIAIAIQHPLRFFSGSSFPLSILPASLQYIGYALPLTYGIEAARISLLEGAPIDEVSPLILRLALISLVGIIAGILFVRWAESLAKKYGWLHTF; translated from the coding sequence GTGAGCATCATATACCATGTCAGGGTTGCCAAGGCCGTTGCCCTCAGAGACTTCAAGATTAGGATAACTTATATACCCTGGATAATCAACAGCCTAATACAACCTATAATCTGGACATACATACTCATCTACACCTACAGGGCGGTTCTCGGCGAGACCGCACAGACCCTCCAGAAGCACGGGTGGCCAGCGGACTATGTAGGCTTCCTCATACTAGGCCAGGTCCTCCTCAGCCTGTTCAACGCCCTCAACTGGAGGGCGGGGATGGCAATACAGAGGGAGAGGTGGTTCGGAACCCTCGAGATTGTTTTCCTAACCCCTGCAAGCCGGCTGGTAATGCTTACCGGCTCTAGCATCTACGGCCTGCTAGACGCTGGTTGGGTAAGCTTCTCGGCAGCTTTGATAGTCTTCCTGGCTACGGGAACGGGCTTCAACATAGCTGACCCGCTGGCCGCTCTCCTGTCAGTATCAATGGCGGTGGTGGGGGCTGTGTCTATGGGCATCGGCCTTGCAGGCCTCTACGTTCTCACCCGGTCCGCAGGACCTATCGCCATCGCGATCCAGCATCCACTAAGGTTCTTCTCGGGATCCTCATTCCCCCTATCCATCCTCCCCGCTTCACTCCAGTACATAGGCTATGCGCTCCCCCTCACATACGGTATTGAAGCAGCTAGGATCTCGCTCCTGGAGGGAGCACCTATAGATGAGGTTTCTCCACTTATTCTAAGGCTAGCCTTAATATCCCTCGTAGGTATAATAGCGGGAATCCTGTTCGTGAGGTGGGCTGAGAGTCTTGCGAAGAAGTACGGGTGGCTTCACACCTTCTAG
- a CDS encoding 2-hydroxyacid dehydrogenase — protein sequence MAFKIVSMSPLPPQFVEALFDPYKKEVGDLRVVSVAGLPRERVLEELRDADVVIGDYTFQMRIDAEMCAAMERVRLVQQPSTGYDHIDVEACARHGVPVANAGGANAVSVAEYTIMAALALLKRLLYAHRETVAGGWPQWRLMEMGTFDLQGKTWGIIGLGRIGREVAKRLRPFEVRTVYFDKVRMEDAERELGVEYRSLSRLLRESDVVSIHVPLTSETRGMIGEGELRMMKPTAVLINPSRGEIVDEEALARAVRERWIAGAAVDVYSREPPPPDHPLIRAAGEADVNLILTPHIAGANTDARSRIIQFSIENIVRVLKGGKPEAVVNMRL from the coding sequence TTGGCGTTCAAGATTGTTTCTATGAGCCCGTTGCCTCCGCAGTTTGTCGAGGCCCTCTTCGACCCGTATAAGAAGGAGGTCGGCGATCTCAGAGTTGTGAGCGTCGCGGGCCTCCCGAGGGAAAGGGTTCTCGAGGAGCTGAGAGATGCTGATGTGGTGATAGGAGACTATACTTTCCAGATGAGGATTGACGCCGAAATGTGCGCTGCTATGGAGAGGGTTAGGCTTGTCCAGCAGCCTAGCACGGGCTATGATCATATAGATGTAGAGGCTTGTGCCAGACACGGTGTACCGGTGGCTAACGCGGGCGGGGCAAACGCGGTCTCGGTCGCCGAGTACACTATAATGGCAGCACTCGCTCTTCTGAAACGTCTTCTCTACGCCCACCGGGAAACCGTGGCGGGGGGCTGGCCCCAGTGGAGGCTGATGGAGATGGGGACGTTCGACCTCCAGGGTAAAACCTGGGGTATCATAGGCCTGGGGCGAATTGGGAGGGAGGTGGCTAAGAGGCTCAGACCATTCGAGGTTAGAACCGTCTACTTTGACAAGGTCAGGATGGAGGATGCGGAGAGGGAGCTTGGAGTAGAATACAGGAGCCTATCTAGGCTGCTTAGAGAGAGCGATGTGGTGTCCATACACGTTCCTCTCACCAGCGAAACCCGGGGGATGATAGGTGAGGGCGAGCTGAGGATGATGAAGCCCACCGCGGTCCTCATAAACCCTTCGAGAGGCGAGATTGTCGATGAGGAGGCTCTGGCCAGGGCGGTTAGGGAGAGGTGGATAGCTGGGGCGGCTGTCGATGTCTACAGCAGAGAGCCTCCTCCTCCCGACCACCCCTTAATAAGGGCTGCAGGGGAGGCAGACGTCAACCTAATCCTCACACCACACATAGCTGGCGCTAATACCGACGCCAGGTCGAGGATCATACAGTTCTCAATAGAGAATATCGTGAGAGTGTTGAAAGGGGGCAAGCCTGAGGCTGTCGTAAACATGAGGCTATAG
- a CDS encoding branched-chain amino acid ABC transporter permease has translation MSGTAAASVKEFARYYLYGAAMILAVAPVLLDLAGKPFYVNMIFLSLMYGISAMAWNLLMGYTGLFSLGHAVFFGVGGYTVIVLALRYNVTPWIGLPVAGLTAAMLAAALSPPLLRLRSHWFTLATIALGEIFRLSFAHWDYVGASAGLQMPISERSIYYVQFAGATVYSYIAMAILAVELLFLWKIINSKTGFYMQTIREDELVAQTLGINTFNYKALSLVISAFFTGLAGGLYAMRFRYVDPFAVFDLITISTYIAIAGIIGGIYTFLGPQVGSFIFVPISEYVRANIVQAFPRVYGLHVAVLGVILLLISLFAPEGVLGYIRRRWKR, from the coding sequence TTGAGCGGTACAGCCGCGGCTAGTGTAAAGGAATTCGCAAGGTATTATCTGTATGGGGCTGCGATGATCCTAGCGGTAGCACCCGTCCTCCTCGACCTAGCGGGTAAGCCCTTCTACGTTAACATGATATTCCTATCATTAATGTATGGTATTTCAGCCATGGCATGGAATCTCCTCATGGGATACACGGGCCTATTCAGCCTGGGCCATGCAGTATTCTTCGGGGTAGGGGGATATACAGTTATAGTACTCGCTTTAAGGTACAATGTGACCCCCTGGATAGGTCTCCCAGTAGCTGGGCTAACAGCAGCCATGCTAGCCGCCGCGCTTAGCCCCCCGCTCCTGAGGCTGCGTAGCCACTGGTTCACCCTGGCCACTATAGCTTTGGGCGAGATATTCAGGCTTTCATTCGCCCATTGGGATTATGTGGGTGCATCTGCTGGCCTGCAGATGCCGATAAGCGAGAGGAGTATATACTATGTCCAGTTCGCCGGGGCTACTGTGTACTCCTATATAGCAATGGCTATACTGGCGGTGGAGCTCCTATTCCTCTGGAAGATCATCAACTCAAAGACGGGCTTCTACATGCAGACCATAAGGGAGGACGAGCTTGTAGCTCAGACCCTAGGCATCAACACATTCAACTACAAGGCCCTTTCCCTCGTAATAAGCGCTTTCTTCACCGGCCTCGCCGGGGGGTTATACGCTATGAGGTTTAGATATGTCGATCCCTTCGCCGTATTCGACTTGATAACGATCTCTACATACATAGCGATAGCTGGCATAATAGGGGGTATATACACGTTCCTCGGCCCCCAAGTCGGCTCATTCATATTCGTCCCCATATCGGAGTATGTCAGGGCTAACATAGTCCAGGCGTTTCCCCGTGTCTACGGGCTCCACGTAGCCGTGCTGGGCGTGATACTACTCCTGATCTCCCTCTTCGCCCCCGAAGGGGTGCTGGGCTATATTAGGAGGAGGTGGAAGAGGTGA
- a CDS encoding ABC transporter substrate-binding protein, producing MSQSRNLALAAIVVLVIVIVAAVAFLRGGGGEVSEIKIGVILPLSGRLAETGADLRRGIEFAVDEINSQGGVKACGGAKLTVVYGDSAGKPETGAAEAERLISQEGVIALVGAYQSSVTKTASEVAERYQVPFINPDSTSPALTERGYKWFFRVTPHDEMFAAQQADFIDWLNQKYGLNLRTFAIIHEDTEWGSKVAEAWKKYFTQHGYTLVEEVSYHAATVTSLDSEVQKLKAANPDILLAASYIQDAILLVQTMKAQNFAPKVVLAQDAGFINPSYVSQVGKDGWYIFSREVFSPDLIDKIPRLKEVNDRYKKKYGVDLNGNSARDYTGIWVLYYALEDACKKASPSNPEEFRRALRDSLVNLQLSPDQIIMPWKGVKFDEKGQNILGQGLIVQMFEDGKYHVVYPEDFAVREPVVPFPPWSQRG from the coding sequence TTGTCTCAGTCTCGAAACCTCGCTCTAGCTGCCATAGTAGTCCTAGTGATTGTAATAGTGGCGGCGGTGGCGTTCCTCCGAGGCGGCGGTGGCGAGGTATCTGAGATCAAAATTGGTGTCATACTACCGTTAAGCGGCAGACTAGCCGAAACGGGAGCAGACCTTAGGAGGGGTATAGAGTTTGCAGTCGATGAGATCAACAGCCAGGGTGGAGTGAAGGCTTGTGGAGGAGCTAAATTAACAGTCGTATACGGGGATAGCGCTGGGAAGCCCGAGACAGGGGCTGCGGAGGCTGAGAGGCTGATATCCCAGGAGGGCGTGATTGCCCTGGTTGGCGCCTACCAGAGCAGCGTTACTAAGACTGCCAGCGAGGTGGCAGAGAGGTATCAAGTACCATTCATCAACCCAGATTCAACGTCGCCTGCACTCACTGAGAGGGGGTATAAGTGGTTCTTCAGGGTGACTCCTCACGATGAAATGTTCGCGGCACAACAGGCGGATTTTATAGACTGGCTAAACCAGAAATATGGATTGAACCTTAGGACATTCGCTATAATACACGAGGATACAGAGTGGGGCAGTAAAGTGGCTGAGGCATGGAAGAAATACTTCACGCAGCACGGCTACACGCTCGTTGAAGAGGTTAGCTATCACGCGGCGACAGTCACAAGCCTCGACTCTGAGGTTCAGAAGCTTAAGGCGGCCAACCCCGACATCCTACTGGCGGCCTCATACATACAAGATGCTATATTACTGGTACAGACAATGAAGGCTCAGAACTTCGCTCCCAAGGTTGTACTTGCCCAAGACGCCGGCTTCATAAATCCAAGCTATGTAAGCCAGGTGGGCAAGGACGGGTGGTACATATTCTCGAGGGAGGTGTTCAGCCCAGATCTAATAGATAAGATTCCCCGGTTAAAGGAGGTCAACGACAGGTATAAGAAGAAATACGGGGTTGACTTAAACGGGAACTCCGCCAGAGACTACACAGGGATATGGGTCCTCTACTACGCCCTAGAGGATGCGTGCAAGAAAGCCTCACCATCAAACCCCGAGGAGTTCAGGAGGGCGCTGAGAGATTCGCTAGTGAATCTACAGCTCTCGCCAGACCAGATAATAATGCCTTGGAAAGGCGTTAAATTTGACGAGAAGGGGCAGAACATACTGGGGCAGGGATTGATAGTCCAGATGTTCGAAGACGGAAAATACCATGTAGTCTATCCAGAGGATTTCGCCGTTAGAGAACCTGTAGTCCCATTCCCTCCATGGAGCCAGAGGGGTTAA
- a CDS encoding thiamine pyrophosphate-binding protein has protein sequence MATVAEAIARGLVAAGVARIYGIIGTSIVDFVDALYDYRDRIDFVTTRHEQVAVSAADAEYRSTRRLAAAAVHAGPGFLNTLISLGIAAKDRVPLLLVSGGVRRRLRGLDAWLEVDQASIARPLVKYYGVLDSPGEVLDVLVEALRSALSPPMGPAVVEIPEDLWRSQTTVSGEAFGTIPKAPVEGPGLGGHGKTLFSMLMQARRPVILATGELVYSPGFSQEMLLRLAEATGAYIVVSGNGRGACPEDHPRCLGRIGFGGGSLAADRALENSDMVLALGHEFDDITTYGYNMLPQGDVVMVSQDPSAKARPRYYDLVNANPVRALEELSEMAEGVRRLEEWDRMVQEFRREWGVMLEEAVRRETRLANPDRFFRLLNMRIPRNRVVSGGQGTHILYVYNHIQIYTPGSFLAATNLGAMGYALPAVIGSSKALPGGYHLCVAGDGELMMTVQDIETIVREGLDVKIVLVNDDSYKVLYLRQVLQKGGRVYETLLSNPDFSRLAEAFGVRYASVSRSGDEEEGLEALTSPGPALVEVKVDRDDIPPLNLDYTLRMSM, from the coding sequence GTGGCTACAGTCGCAGAGGCCATAGCTAGGGGGTTGGTGGCGGCTGGTGTAGCCAGGATCTATGGAATCATAGGAACTAGTATTGTCGACTTCGTGGATGCGCTGTACGACTACAGGGATAGGATCGATTTCGTCACCACGAGGCATGAGCAGGTCGCGGTGTCCGCGGCGGACGCGGAGTACAGGTCTACGAGGCGGCTGGCTGCGGCCGCGGTCCATGCAGGCCCAGGGTTTCTGAACACCCTCATAAGCCTCGGGATAGCGGCTAAGGACAGGGTGCCCCTGCTGCTGGTCAGCGGGGGTGTTAGGAGGAGGTTAAGGGGTCTAGATGCCTGGCTCGAGGTTGACCAGGCTTCCATAGCACGGCCTCTCGTAAAGTACTACGGTGTTCTCGATAGTCCAGGCGAGGTCCTCGACGTACTCGTGGAGGCATTGAGGAGCGCCCTCTCGCCTCCCATGGGGCCGGCCGTTGTCGAGATTCCAGAGGACCTGTGGAGGTCGCAAACCACCGTTAGTGGTGAGGCCTTCGGCACCATCCCCAAGGCTCCGGTGGAGGGTCCTGGGTTGGGGGGGCATGGAAAAACCCTCTTCTCCATGCTGATGCAGGCGAGGAGGCCGGTTATACTTGCTACTGGCGAGCTTGTGTACAGCCCCGGCTTCAGTCAGGAGATGCTTCTCAGGCTTGCAGAGGCTACAGGGGCTTACATTGTTGTGAGTGGAAACGGGAGGGGCGCCTGCCCCGAGGACCATCCACGCTGCCTGGGGAGGATAGGGTTCGGCGGGGGTAGTCTAGCTGCTGACAGGGCGTTAGAGAATAGCGATATGGTGCTCGCCCTCGGCCACGAGTTTGACGACATCACGACCTACGGGTATAACATGCTGCCGCAGGGCGACGTTGTCATGGTGTCGCAGGATCCCTCCGCAAAAGCGAGGCCCAGGTATTATGACCTGGTAAACGCAAACCCTGTCCGCGCGCTGGAGGAGCTTTCGGAGATGGCTGAGGGTGTGAGGAGGCTTGAGGAGTGGGACAGGATGGTCCAGGAGTTTAGAAGAGAGTGGGGGGTGATGCTGGAGGAGGCTGTGAGGAGGGAGACAAGGCTGGCTAACCCGGATAGGTTCTTCAGGCTCCTCAACATGAGGATCCCCCGGAACAGAGTAGTCAGCGGCGGGCAGGGGACACATATACTCTACGTATACAACCACATCCAGATATACACCCCCGGGAGCTTCCTCGCCGCCACTAATCTTGGCGCCATGGGCTATGCGCTACCAGCCGTAATTGGATCGTCTAAAGCACTCCCCGGCGGTTACCACCTCTGCGTAGCAGGCGATGGGGAGCTGATGATGACGGTTCAGGATATAGAAACTATAGTGAGGGAGGGCCTCGACGTCAAGATAGTGCTTGTGAACGATGACTCCTACAAGGTACTTTACCTCAGGCAGGTCCTCCAGAAAGGGGGTAGAGTATATGAGACCCTACTATCGAACCCTGACTTCTCGAGGCTTGCCGAGGCCTTTGGCGTTAGATACGCCAGCGTGAGCAGGTCCGGTGATGAGGAGGAGGGTCTCGAGGCCCTCACATCCCCCGGGCCAGCGCTTGTGGAGGTTAAGGTTGACCGCGACGACATTCCCCCTCTGAACCTCGACTACACGTTGAGGATGAGTATGTAG
- a CDS encoding maleate cis-trans isomerase family protein codes for MYGWRARIGLIVPSSNTTMEPEMWMMAPEGVSIHTGRVPLEKVSVEELLKMEEYSAIEAEKLATAGVDLIVYGCTTGSLIGGPGYDLKIADKLSSASGVQVVTTATAVVEALKALGASRIAVATPYIEEVNKREEEFLRHHGFDIVDFKSLGLLGNLDIGRVPPWRVYRLARSLSIEGADAIFISCTNLRTVEVIGLLERDTGLPVVSSNTASMWMALKTLGIREAGFKAGTIFSRL; via the coding sequence ATGTATGGGTGGAGGGCTAGGATAGGTCTTATAGTGCCATCTTCAAACACTACCATGGAGCCTGAAATGTGGATGATGGCCCCCGAGGGTGTGTCCATACATACGGGTAGGGTCCCCTTAGAAAAAGTTAGCGTTGAAGAACTCCTTAAGATGGAGGAGTACTCGGCTATTGAGGCGGAGAAGCTAGCAACTGCGGGCGTCGACTTAATAGTCTATGGGTGTACTACTGGCAGCCTCATAGGAGGCCCTGGGTACGACTTAAAGATTGCGGACAAGCTAAGCAGTGCCTCAGGCGTGCAGGTTGTAACCACGGCTACAGCGGTTGTTGAGGCCCTCAAAGCCCTGGGGGCTTCCAGGATAGCAGTTGCAACACCGTACATAGAAGAAGTTAATAAGAGGGAGGAGGAGTTCCTTAGACACCACGGCTTCGATATAGTAGACTTCAAGTCCCTAGGCCTACTAGGAAACCTGGATATAGGCAGGGTGCCGCCTTGGAGGGTTTACAGGCTTGCTAGATCCCTGTCGATAGAAGGGGCTGACGCGATCTTCATAAGCTGCACAAACCTCAGGACAGTCGAAGTAATCGGGCTCCTGGAGAGGGATACGGGGTTGCCTGTAGTCTCCAGTAACACTGCGTCTATGTGGATGGCACTGAAGACTCTTGGGATCAGGGAGGCGGGCTTCAAGGCCGGAACAATATTTAGCAGGCTATAG
- a CDS encoding ABC transporter permease: MRRSTGGFTPSREDLTAWVRVLLASAVVYAKDLLALYSTWGFMLVRLSVPMFMIATAWAVSRLAGGASPFEALGYKDYVAFVAIGFSLYSLLTATLFDVGERLHRELVQGTLEAILVTPASRFSWLFGNALGSLGVSLLDLVIVLAYYTIIFGSGSLHLKAAPQAAAVLGLGFIGMVGMGLLLGGIIVNLKEPHAFNVMLTPFLMLLSGMMFPVEVLPSPLDTAAELIPLTLTLEAVRSLLLKGGGISSVEGLLIKLAIEAVAYTLAGYMVFKTLEEKARRSGGLTKF; the protein is encoded by the coding sequence TTGCGAAGAAGTACGGGTGGCTTCACACCTTCTAGAGAGGACCTCACAGCCTGGGTTAGGGTGCTGCTAGCTAGTGCTGTGGTTTATGCTAAGGATCTTCTAGCCCTCTACAGTACATGGGGATTCATGCTAGTACGTCTCAGCGTCCCAATGTTCATGATAGCAACCGCATGGGCCGTCTCCAGGCTCGCCGGAGGCGCGAGCCCCTTCGAAGCCCTCGGCTACAAGGACTACGTGGCCTTCGTAGCCATAGGCTTCTCGCTCTACAGCCTGCTCACCGCCACTCTGTTCGACGTTGGCGAGAGGCTCCATAGGGAGCTTGTGCAGGGGACCTTGGAGGCTATCCTTGTGACCCCGGCCAGCAGGTTCTCGTGGCTCTTTGGCAACGCCCTAGGGAGCCTCGGCGTCAGCCTTCTGGACCTTGTGATAGTCCTAGCATACTATACAATCATATTCGGCTCCGGAAGCCTACATCTAAAGGCGGCTCCGCAAGCCGCTGCAGTTCTGGGACTCGGGTTTATTGGTATGGTGGGGATGGGCCTTCTCCTGGGAGGGATAATAGTAAACCTGAAGGAGCCGCACGCTTTTAACGTGATGCTAACACCCTTCCTAATGCTCCTCTCGGGCATGATGTTCCCCGTCGAGGTCCTCCCGTCCCCTCTAGACACGGCGGCCGAGCTCATCCCCCTAACCCTTACACTCGAGGCTGTTAGGAGCCTTCTGCTAAAGGGTGGAGGCATATCCAGCGTGGAAGGCTTGCTCATTAAGCTCGCCATCGAGGCCGTAGCCTACACTCTAGCTGGCTACATGGTTTTCAAAACCTTGGAGGAGAAAGCCCGGCGTAGCGGGGGTCTGACAAAGTTCTAA